The DNA window GACACTCTTTATGTCATCTCTCTTTGGCAACCGATCGACCTCCTCAATACTCTCTTAACCAATTTAAGAAGAGGTCGAAGACATACTCCGCATCCCTCGGCCCCGAATGTCCTTCGGGATGGTACTGTGTAGAAATGATGGGTAATTCTCTATGTATGAGCCCTTCAACGGTGCGATCATTCACGTTTATGGATGAGATTTTGAATCCCGTTCCATCTAAACTCGAAGGTTCTACAGCAAACCCGTGATTTTGAGATGTGATATAGACTCGGTTAGTAATCAAGTCTTTAACCGGATGGTTGCTACCACGATGGCCGAACTTCATCTTATAGGTCTTTGCTCCAGAGGCAAGTGCAAGGAGTTGATGGCCGAGGCAGATACCGAGCGTAGGTAATTTACCGATGAGCTTCTCTACCGTCTCTATTACATAGCGTATATAAGCGGGATCGCCCGGTCCATTCGAGATTACCACGCCATCCGGATCATAATCCATGATCTCCTCATAATTCACATTGGCAGGCACTATCGTAATATTCACACCACGCCTGAGTAAAGCATCTATAATGCTCTTCTTTACACCACAATCGATGAGTACTACTTCATAGTTACCTTTTACATCGATCCTCTCCACATTCCTCCTCGTAACCTCCCTCACCAAATCTATCTCCGATGTAGATGGTTGATTACGTGTCTTTCTCAAAACTTCATCGATATTCGGAGGATCGTTAGTGTAGGTGATGAGTGCACTCTTCATCACACCATACTTACGAATCTTTATAGTGAGTGCCCTCGTATCCACACCCTCGATCGCTGGAATTCCATAATCTCTTAAAAATTCATGAATCGTCTTTATAGGTCGATGGTGTGATGGGATTTTACAAGCCTCCATAACCACAAATCCTTCTACTTGAATCCTTTCGGATTGAAAGCTAGATTCATGAATACCATAGTTACCTATGAGAGGGTAGGTCATGATCAAGATCTGTCCGTTGTAAGATGGATCGGTCAATGCTTCTTCATAACCGGTCATGCTCGTGCAGAATACCGCCTCGCCGTAGGCTTCGCCCTCAGCACCGAAACCCTTGCCGTAAAAGATACTTCCATCTTCTAATGCAAAAAGAGCTTTCATCTTTATTTGATGGTCATTAAACTCTATTAACGTGACCCTCTCCCTCCTTTGGGGAGGGTAAAATAAATATTTTTCGATGGTAAATTGGCAACCTTACATTTTTCTTTCCCTCTGAATTCCTTCATCTTTAACGCTAAAGGTTTGATCGGTTAAAGGAGATCATATTGGTGTTTTGAACGTTAAAAAGAGGATTCTCCTTTAATTTTTAACTTCTCTTTGATTAGTGATAGGAGGGTTTGCCCATCT is part of the Nitrososphaerales archaeon genome and encodes:
- the carA gene encoding glutamine-hydrolyzing carbamoyl-phosphate synthase small subunit gives rise to the protein MKALFALEDGSIFYGKGFGAEGEAYGEAVFCTSMTGYEEALTDPSYNGQILIMTYPLIGNYGIHESSFQSERIQVEGFVVMEACKIPSHHRPIKTIHEFLRDYGIPAIEGVDTRALTIKIRKYGVMKSALITYTNDPPNIDEVLRKTRNQPSTSEIDLVREVTRRNVERIDVKGNYEVVLIDCGVKKSIIDALLRRGVNITIVPANVNYEEIMDYDPDGVVISNGPGDPAYIRYVIETVEKLIGKLPTLGICLGHQLLALASGAKTYKMKFGHRGSNHPVKDLITNRVYITSQNHGFAVEPSSLDGTGFKISSINVNDRTVEGLIHRELPIISTQYHPEGHSGPRDAEYVFDLFLNWLREY